One Hordeum vulgare subsp. vulgare chromosome 4H, MorexV3_pseudomolecules_assembly, whole genome shotgun sequence DNA window includes the following coding sequences:
- the LOC123448710 gene encoding uncharacterized protein LOC123448710 isoform X2, protein MCSCAPLPHPPCKPAPAPHPNLNPKLSAASAHGPTLLRCALVARAAARDDPPPAPSSFDFLALKRELEEQEEAVVSVDVTGGGGDEVVNEEDDEREPKRIGSSGRRTGRQMARRSGLLAKQVISVSSARSLGFVSQLWVDASSGTIYHHDAMPYRVICHHEFTTTRPNWVVALVEVRPSLLSGDADKFLFEDIYQVGDVVLVEDESVVENEFKLVGLHGLVGYNVVTSRRRNVGKVLWSLLSLIHLGLLLSLLVWASGAPKISKDLAIREASTTGMEGGELGLLRDKIVRGSPRAKNSIGKRGIRRMSGNCQWTIDTRAHNTSGSDLPVLRKEVLSRCSS, encoded by the exons ATGTGCTCCTGCGCGCCCCTCCCCCACCCACCCTGCAAACCCGCGCCAGCGCCACATCCAAACCTAAACCCAAAGCTCAGCGCCGCCTCCGCGCACGGACCAACACTGCTCCGCTGCGCCCTCGTCGCGCGCGCGGCCGCAAGGGACGATCCGCCGCCGGCGCCGTCCAGCTTCGACTTCCTGGCGCTGAAGCGGGAGctcgaggagcaggaggaggcggtggtctCTGTGGATGTGACGGGGGGAGGAGGAGACGAGGTTGTTAACGAGGAAGATGACGAGAGGGAGCCGAAGAGGATTGGTAGCAGCGGGAGGAGGACGGGGAGGCAAATGGCGAGGCGGTCGGGGCTGCTAGCGAAGCAGGTGATCAGCGTCAGCTCAGCGCGGAGCCTCGGGTTCGTGTCTCAGCTGTGGGTCGACGCCTCGTCG GGCACGATCTACCATCATGACGCAATGCCTTACCGTGTTATCTGTCATCACGAGTTCACGACCACGAGACCAAAT TGGGTTGTTGCATTGGTTGAAGTGAGGCCAAGCTTGCTTTCAGGAGATGCGGACAAATTCCTTTTTGAGGATATATATCAG GTTGGAGATGTTGTGCTTGTTGAGGATGAATCTGTGGTTGAGAACGAATTTAAGCTAGTTGGGCTGCATGGCTTG GTTGGCTACAATGTTGTCACTTCCAGGCGGCGCAATGTCGGTAAG GTGTTGTGGAGTCTCTTGAGCTTGATTCATTTGGGCTTACTATTGTCCCTGCTAGTCTG GGCATCTGGGGCACCCAAAATATCCAAGGACCTGGCGATCAGAGAGGCGAGTACAAcaggtatggaaggcggagagctaGGCCTGTTAAGAGACAAAATAGTCAGGGGAAGCCCACGGGCCAAAAACTCCATAGGAAAACGTGGGATCCGGAGGATGAGTGGGAACTGCCAATGGACTATTGACACACGCGCGCACAACACTAGCG
- the LOC123448710 gene encoding uncharacterized protein LOC123448710 isoform X3, whose product MCSCAPLPHPPCKPAPAPHPNLNPKLSAASAHGPTLLRCALVARAAARDDPPPAPSSFDFLALKRELEEQEEAVVSVDVTGGGGDEVVNEEDDEREPKRIGSSGRRTGRQMARRSGLLAKQVISVSSARSLGFVSQLWVDASSWVVALVEVRPSLLSGDADKFLFEDIYQVGDVVLVEDESVVENEFKLVGLHGLVGYNVVTSRRRNVGKVRGFTFNINSGVVESLELDSFGLTIVPASLVSTYCLFVEDVLDIVSDTVVVHENAISRVQRLTQGIWGTQNIQGPGDQRGEYNRYGRRRARPVKRQNSQGKPTGQKLHRKTWDPEDEWELPMDY is encoded by the exons ATGTGCTCCTGCGCGCCCCTCCCCCACCCACCCTGCAAACCCGCGCCAGCGCCACATCCAAACCTAAACCCAAAGCTCAGCGCCGCCTCCGCGCACGGACCAACACTGCTCCGCTGCGCCCTCGTCGCGCGCGCGGCCGCAAGGGACGATCCGCCGCCGGCGCCGTCCAGCTTCGACTTCCTGGCGCTGAAGCGGGAGctcgaggagcaggaggaggcggtggtctCTGTGGATGTGACGGGGGGAGGAGGAGACGAGGTTGTTAACGAGGAAGATGACGAGAGGGAGCCGAAGAGGATTGGTAGCAGCGGGAGGAGGACGGGGAGGCAAATGGCGAGGCGGTCGGGGCTGCTAGCGAAGCAGGTGATCAGCGTCAGCTCAGCGCGGAGCCTCGGGTTCGTGTCTCAGCTGTGGGTCGACGCCTCGTCG TGGGTTGTTGCATTGGTTGAAGTGAGGCCAAGCTTGCTTTCAGGAGATGCGGACAAATTCCTTTTTGAGGATATATATCAG GTTGGAGATGTTGTGCTTGTTGAGGATGAATCTGTGGTTGAGAACGAATTTAAGCTAGTTGGGCTGCATGGCTTG GTTGGCTACAATGTTGTCACTTCCAGGCGGCGCAATGTCGGTAAG GTGCGTGGCTTCACTTTTAACATTAACTCAGGTGTTGTGGAGTCTCTTGAGCTTGATTCATTTGGGCTTACTATTGTCCCTGCTAGTCTG GTAAGCACATACTGTTTATTTGTCGAAGATGTGCTTGATATAGTTTCTGATACAGTCGTGGTGCATGAAAATGCAATTTCCCGTGTTCAACGGTTAACACAG GGCATCTGGGGCACCCAAAATATCCAAGGACCTGGCGATCAGAGAGGCGAGTACAAcaggtatggaaggcggagagctaGGCCTGTTAAGAGACAAAATAGTCAGGGGAAGCCCACGGGCCAAAAACTCCATAGGAAAACGTGGGATCCGGAGGATGAGTGGGAACTGCCAATGGACTATTGA
- the LOC123448710 gene encoding uncharacterized protein LOC123448710 isoform X4, which translates to MCSCAPLPHPPCKPAPAPHPNLNPKLSAASAHGPTLLRCALVARAAARDDPPPAPSSFDFLALKRELEEQEEAVVSVDVTGGGGDEVVNEEDDEREPKRIGSSGRRTGRQMARRSGLLAKQVISVSSARSLGFVSQLWVDASSGTIYHHDAMPYRVICHHEFTTTRPNWVVALVEVRPSLLSGDADKFLFEDIYQVGDVVLVEDESVVENEFKLVGLHGLVGYNVVTSRRRNVGKVRGFTFNINSGVVESLELDSFGLTIVPASLGIWGTQNIQGPGDQRGEYNRYGRRRARPVKRQNSQGKPTGQKLHRKTWDPEDEWELPMDY; encoded by the exons ATGTGCTCCTGCGCGCCCCTCCCCCACCCACCCTGCAAACCCGCGCCAGCGCCACATCCAAACCTAAACCCAAAGCTCAGCGCCGCCTCCGCGCACGGACCAACACTGCTCCGCTGCGCCCTCGTCGCGCGCGCGGCCGCAAGGGACGATCCGCCGCCGGCGCCGTCCAGCTTCGACTTCCTGGCGCTGAAGCGGGAGctcgaggagcaggaggaggcggtggtctCTGTGGATGTGACGGGGGGAGGAGGAGACGAGGTTGTTAACGAGGAAGATGACGAGAGGGAGCCGAAGAGGATTGGTAGCAGCGGGAGGAGGACGGGGAGGCAAATGGCGAGGCGGTCGGGGCTGCTAGCGAAGCAGGTGATCAGCGTCAGCTCAGCGCGGAGCCTCGGGTTCGTGTCTCAGCTGTGGGTCGACGCCTCGTCG GGCACGATCTACCATCATGACGCAATGCCTTACCGTGTTATCTGTCATCACGAGTTCACGACCACGAGACCAAAT TGGGTTGTTGCATTGGTTGAAGTGAGGCCAAGCTTGCTTTCAGGAGATGCGGACAAATTCCTTTTTGAGGATATATATCAG GTTGGAGATGTTGTGCTTGTTGAGGATGAATCTGTGGTTGAGAACGAATTTAAGCTAGTTGGGCTGCATGGCTTG GTTGGCTACAATGTTGTCACTTCCAGGCGGCGCAATGTCGGTAAG GTGCGTGGCTTCACTTTTAACATTAACTCAGGTGTTGTGGAGTCTCTTGAGCTTGATTCATTTGGGCTTACTATTGTCCCTGCTAGTCTG GGCATCTGGGGCACCCAAAATATCCAAGGACCTGGCGATCAGAGAGGCGAGTACAAcaggtatggaaggcggagagctaGGCCTGTTAAGAGACAAAATAGTCAGGGGAAGCCCACGGGCCAAAAACTCCATAGGAAAACGTGGGATCCGGAGGATGAGTGGGAACTGCCAATGGACTATTGA
- the LOC123448710 gene encoding uncharacterized protein LOC123448710 isoform X1, whose product MCSCAPLPHPPCKPAPAPHPNLNPKLSAASAHGPTLLRCALVARAAARDDPPPAPSSFDFLALKRELEEQEEAVVSVDVTGGGGDEVVNEEDDEREPKRIGSSGRRTGRQMARRSGLLAKQVISVSSARSLGFVSQLWVDASSGTIYHHDAMPYRVICHHEFTTTRPNWVVALVEVRPSLLSGDADKFLFEDIYQVGDVVLVEDESVVENEFKLVGLHGLVGYNVVTSRRRNVGKVRGFTFNINSGVVESLELDSFGLTIVPASLVSTYCLFVEDVLDIVSDTVVVHENAISRVQRLTQGIWGTQNIQGPGDQRGEYNRYGRRRARPVKRQNSQGKPTGQKLHRKTWDPEDEWELPMDY is encoded by the exons ATGTGCTCCTGCGCGCCCCTCCCCCACCCACCCTGCAAACCCGCGCCAGCGCCACATCCAAACCTAAACCCAAAGCTCAGCGCCGCCTCCGCGCACGGACCAACACTGCTCCGCTGCGCCCTCGTCGCGCGCGCGGCCGCAAGGGACGATCCGCCGCCGGCGCCGTCCAGCTTCGACTTCCTGGCGCTGAAGCGGGAGctcgaggagcaggaggaggcggtggtctCTGTGGATGTGACGGGGGGAGGAGGAGACGAGGTTGTTAACGAGGAAGATGACGAGAGGGAGCCGAAGAGGATTGGTAGCAGCGGGAGGAGGACGGGGAGGCAAATGGCGAGGCGGTCGGGGCTGCTAGCGAAGCAGGTGATCAGCGTCAGCTCAGCGCGGAGCCTCGGGTTCGTGTCTCAGCTGTGGGTCGACGCCTCGTCG GGCACGATCTACCATCATGACGCAATGCCTTACCGTGTTATCTGTCATCACGAGTTCACGACCACGAGACCAAAT TGGGTTGTTGCATTGGTTGAAGTGAGGCCAAGCTTGCTTTCAGGAGATGCGGACAAATTCCTTTTTGAGGATATATATCAG GTTGGAGATGTTGTGCTTGTTGAGGATGAATCTGTGGTTGAGAACGAATTTAAGCTAGTTGGGCTGCATGGCTTG GTTGGCTACAATGTTGTCACTTCCAGGCGGCGCAATGTCGGTAAG GTGCGTGGCTTCACTTTTAACATTAACTCAGGTGTTGTGGAGTCTCTTGAGCTTGATTCATTTGGGCTTACTATTGTCCCTGCTAGTCTG GTAAGCACATACTGTTTATTTGTCGAAGATGTGCTTGATATAGTTTCTGATACAGTCGTGGTGCATGAAAATGCAATTTCCCGTGTTCAACGGTTAACACAG GGCATCTGGGGCACCCAAAATATCCAAGGACCTGGCGATCAGAGAGGCGAGTACAAcaggtatggaaggcggagagctaGGCCTGTTAAGAGACAAAATAGTCAGGGGAAGCCCACGGGCCAAAAACTCCATAGGAAAACGTGGGATCCGGAGGATGAGTGGGAACTGCCAATGGACTATTGA